Proteins from one Listeria weihenstephanensis genomic window:
- the eetB gene encoding flavinylation system FAD exporter subunit EetB has translation MTKNKRLVYIALLAAQAVVISLLERAIPFPFAFAPGAKLGLANIITCISLYTLSTKDAFMIVCIRLVLATLLGGTISTFMYSAAGAILSFGGMWLVKKLGPKRVSIIGVSTTGGILHNVGQLVIASWIAGSWNVMLYLPVLSFIGILSGIAVGIAANYLIKNVQTLRAFNKTNEPIQN, from the coding sequence ATGACTAAAAATAAGCGTTTAGTATATATTGCCTTACTCGCCGCCCAAGCTGTTGTTATTAGTTTACTCGAGCGCGCGATACCCTTTCCATTCGCCTTTGCGCCTGGTGCTAAACTTGGTTTGGCGAACATCATCACTTGTATTTCCCTGTACACGCTATCCACGAAAGATGCTTTTATGATCGTTTGTATCCGCCTGGTTTTAGCGACACTGCTCGGCGGGACAATCTCCACATTTATGTATAGCGCTGCCGGAGCAATTTTAAGTTTTGGTGGTATGTGGTTAGTGAAGAAACTCGGGCCAAAACGCGTGAGTATTATCGGTGTCAGCACGACTGGCGGAATTCTTCATAATGTCGGTCAACTTGTAATCGCAAGCTGGATTGCCGGTAGCTGGAACGTCATGCTCTACTTGCCAGTCCTCTCGTTTATCGGTATACTATCAGGGATTGCGGTCGGTATCGCGGCCAACTATTTAATTAAAAATGTGCAAACGCTACGTGCTTTTAATAAAACGAATGAACCTATTCAAAACTAA
- a CDS encoding NusG domain II-containing protein, producing the protein MKEYLHMVKRWDVIIIILLTVLSFLPLAIFTYAKSQEPAAPPGSETKLVAVIKVDGKEYKSVDLTGHTGKETFRIKADDGDYNDIEVKDEKIRISAANCNDQVCVRVGSISKLGETIVCLPHKVVIEVQSTTGETEPDDGIVIPS; encoded by the coding sequence GTGAAGGAATATCTACATATGGTGAAACGTTGGGATGTTATTATTATTATTCTCTTGACCGTACTTTCTTTTTTGCCTCTAGCTATTTTTACATATGCAAAATCGCAAGAACCTGCAGCCCCACCTGGTTCGGAGACGAAACTTGTCGCTGTTATTAAAGTCGATGGTAAAGAATATAAAAGCGTAGATCTAACTGGTCATACTGGAAAAGAGACGTTTAGAATCAAGGCCGACGACGGTGATTACAATGATATCGAAGTCAAAGATGAAAAGATTCGGATTAGCGCGGCCAACTGCAATGATCAGGTCTGCGTACGTGTCGGTTCTATTAGCAAGCTCGGCGAGACCATCGTTTGTTTACCACATAAAGTCGTGATCGAAGTCCAGTCCACAACTGGCGAAACAGAACCTGATGATGGTATCGTGATTCCATCCTAG
- a CDS encoding FAD-dependent oxidoreductase produces MPEKNIVIIGAGYAGVHAAKKLAKKYKKDDSVTITLIDRHSYHTMMTELHEVAGGRVEPTAIQYDLRHLFNRSKVKLVTDNVTHVDHDTKTVTTEHGSYPFDYLVLGMGGEPNDFGTPGVGEHGFTLWSWENAVKLREHIETIVHDASEVQDVEKRKAMLTFAICGSGFTGIEMVGELLDWKTRLAKDNKVDVSEIELIVVEAAPTILNMLDRKDAQKAEDFMLKKGIKILKNAAIVEVKAESIVLKSGEEIPTHTLIWTAGVRANSDTKDYGMETARAGRLKVNEYMEAEKFENTYVIGDLAYYEEEEGKPTPQIVEAAEQTGMTAAKSIISEISGTEKEAYKGKYHGVMVSIGSKYGVANLGGLRLHGWFAIFMKHMVNLYYFFGIRSGYYMTQYISHEFFHIKDNRNIFRGWTSRYGNVLWTLPLRIYVGWFWVDEALSKIYGETTWDKVSLTNLKPLFQGLGPDSWLTATTSKMPFEWLQTDATSGASQAAGDAAGAAATNVTTPIFAHMPGWFEWIMKLIMPNLDVALFMQKVVPFVELAIGLALVVGLFTWLASIGSAGFLVMFTLCAMLGWDKFWALPASIALLNGAGRTFGLDYWAMPWFQKHLGRWWYGKESSIYHDK; encoded by the coding sequence ATGCCTGAAAAGAATATTGTTATAATAGGGGCGGGATATGCAGGTGTACATGCGGCTAAGAAATTAGCGAAAAAGTACAAGAAAGATGATTCGGTAACGATCACGTTAATTGATAGACATTCCTATCACACGATGATGACTGAATTGCACGAAGTAGCTGGGGGACGTGTTGAACCAACAGCAATACAGTACGATTTGCGTCATTTGTTTAATCGTTCTAAAGTGAAATTAGTGACAGATAACGTGACACATGTTGATCATGACACGAAAACTGTTACAACAGAACATGGTAGCTATCCTTTTGATTACCTCGTTCTTGGTATGGGTGGCGAGCCTAATGATTTCGGAACACCTGGTGTTGGCGAACATGGTTTCACACTTTGGTCTTGGGAAAACGCGGTTAAGTTACGCGAGCATATCGAGACAATTGTTCATGATGCATCGGAAGTACAAGATGTAGAAAAACGCAAAGCCATGCTTACTTTTGCTATTTGTGGTTCTGGTTTTACTGGAATCGAAATGGTTGGGGAATTGCTTGACTGGAAAACACGTCTTGCGAAAGATAACAAAGTCGATGTTTCTGAAATTGAATTGATTGTTGTCGAAGCGGCACCAACGATTCTAAACATGCTAGATCGTAAAGATGCTCAAAAAGCGGAAGACTTCATGCTGAAAAAAGGTATTAAAATACTGAAAAACGCAGCAATCGTTGAAGTTAAAGCGGAAAGCATTGTACTTAAATCTGGCGAAGAAATTCCAACGCATACATTAATTTGGACTGCTGGTGTTCGTGCCAATTCCGATACGAAAGATTATGGTATGGAAACTGCGCGCGCTGGTCGTTTGAAAGTTAATGAATACATGGAAGCTGAAAAATTCGAAAACACGTATGTTATCGGTGACTTAGCTTATTACGAAGAGGAAGAAGGCAAACCAACACCTCAAATCGTAGAAGCTGCTGAGCAAACTGGGATGACTGCTGCGAAAAGCATCATTTCCGAAATCAGCGGAACTGAAAAAGAAGCTTATAAGGGGAAATATCACGGCGTTATGGTTTCCATCGGTTCTAAATACGGTGTCGCTAACTTAGGCGGTCTTCGCTTACACGGTTGGTTCGCTATTTTCATGAAACATATGGTTAACTTGTATTACTTCTTCGGTATCCGTAGCGGTTATTACATGACGCAATACATTTCTCATGAATTCTTCCACATTAAAGACAACCGTAATATTTTCCGCGGTTGGACATCACGTTATGGTAACGTTCTTTGGACATTGCCCCTACGTATTTATGTGGGTTGGTTCTGGGTTGACGAAGCTCTTTCTAAAATTTACGGTGAGACCACGTGGGATAAAGTTAGCCTGACAAATCTCAAACCGTTATTCCAAGGGCTTGGACCTGATTCATGGTTAACTGCAACAACTTCAAAAATGCCATTCGAGTGGTTGCAAACAGACGCGACATCTGGTGCGTCACAAGCGGCCGGCGATGCTGCTGGTGCTGCTGCGACAAACGTAACAACACCAATTTTCGCGCATATGCCTGGTTGGTTTGAGTGGATCATGAAACTTATCATGCCAAATCTCGACGTTGCTCTTTTCATGCAAAAAGTCGTTCCGTTTGTAGAACTTGCTATTGGTCTTGCACTTGTGGTTGGTTTGTTCACTTGGTTAGCTAGTATCGGAAGCGCTGGTTTCCTAGTAATGTTCACCCTTTGCGCTATGCTTGGTTGGGACAAATTCTGGGCGTTACCTGCTTCGATCGCTTTACTAAATGGCGCTGGACGTACATTTGGTTTAGACTATTGGGCTATGCCTTGGTTCCAAAAACATCTCGGGCGCTGGTGGTACGGCAAGGAAAGTTCCATCTATCACGACAAGTAA
- the pplA gene encoding extracellular electron transfer flavoprotein PplA, which translates to MKKKKLAMALTAVMASSMLLVACGNDNSSDSKSSSDSKQTDTKKTEAKTDGTMTDGTYKLQEKNFDDKGWKGFMTIKVDGNKITESDYNYKNKDGDLKTDDADYEKNMKAKVGTGPQEYIPALNKSLVSKQSAADVEVVTGATHSSDSFINYSNQLIQAAQRADTATIEINNGAKLEDGKYSLEEQNYANNYRVVFNMEVKDGKIATSDYNYVDKDGKLKTDDADYEKNMKAKTGVGPQEYIPTLNKALVDKQNPADVAVVTGATHSSDAFKIYAAQLYNAAQSGNTDMIKVYNKVDSE; encoded by the coding sequence ATGAAGAAGAAAAAGTTAGCAATGGCCCTGACGGCAGTTATGGCATCAAGCATGTTGTTAGTAGCATGTGGAAACGATAACAGCAGCGACAGTAAATCATCAAGTGACAGCAAACAAACTGACACAAAGAAAACTGAAGCTAAAACGGACGGTACAATGACAGATGGTACTTACAAACTACAAGAAAAGAATTTTGACGACAAAGGTTGGAAAGGCTTCATGACAATCAAAGTCGACGGCAATAAAATTACAGAATCTGATTATAACTACAAAAACAAAGATGGCGATCTTAAAACTGATGACGCTGACTACGAGAAAAACATGAAAGCTAAAGTTGGAACTGGTCCACAAGAATACATTCCAGCATTGAATAAATCGCTAGTTTCGAAACAATCAGCTGCTGACGTTGAAGTAGTAACAGGGGCAACTCATTCATCTGATTCTTTCATTAACTACTCAAACCAATTGATCCAAGCGGCGCAACGTGCAGACACTGCGACAATTGAAATCAACAATGGTGCTAAACTAGAAGACGGTAAATATTCTCTAGAAGAACAAAATTATGCGAACAACTACCGTGTCGTGTTCAACATGGAAGTAAAAGATGGTAAAATCGCGACATCTGATTACAACTATGTAGACAAAGACGGCAAATTAAAAACAGACGACGCTGACTACGAGAAAAACATGAAAGCTAAAACTGGTGTGGGTCCACAAGAATACATTCCAACACTTAACAAAGCGCTTGTTGACAAACAAAACCCAGCAGACGTTGCAGTAGTAACTGGTGCGACACATTCATCTGACGCATTCAAAATCTACGCAGCACAACTTTACAACGCAGCTCAATCTGGTAACACAGATATGATTAAAGTTTACAACAAAGTAGACTCTGAGTAA
- a CDS encoding FAD:protein FMN transferase, with protein MKKFYILLTLVLLAIVATACGNDDTKESKTTKESDPEILSQPYTKTDFLMGTINVVKIYDKGKESVLMPAFDRIKELDAQITTSDSAKKSEVDKVNLAAGKNPVKVNDDVFYLIKEGLKYSASSDGSFDITIGPLTSLWHIGFDDAKKPTQAEIDAVLPLIDYKKVKLDEGKKTVYLEKAGMELDLGAIAKGYIADEVEDVLDANKVTTAIIDLGGNIIVKGDSPKGGDWMVGIQDPFSSRGTIIGTIPEANKSIVTSGIYERFLEVDGVKYHHILDPDTGYPFDNDIAGVSIVSEKSIDGDGLSTATFSKGIKGGMEFIEKYKGVEAIFVSKEKKVYETSGLKGKFKLTDKNFQMAN; from the coding sequence ATGAAGAAATTCTATATTCTATTAACACTTGTGCTTTTAGCAATAGTCGCTACGGCTTGCGGAAACGACGATACAAAAGAAAGCAAAACAACAAAAGAATCAGATCCAGAAATCCTGTCCCAACCGTATACAAAAACTGATTTTCTGATGGGTACAATTAACGTTGTGAAAATCTATGACAAAGGGAAAGAATCCGTTTTGATGCCAGCGTTTGATCGAATTAAGGAACTAGATGCGCAAATTACGACGAGCGATAGCGCTAAAAAATCGGAAGTAGATAAAGTAAATTTGGCCGCAGGTAAAAACCCTGTAAAAGTGAACGACGACGTTTTCTATCTTATTAAAGAAGGATTGAAATACAGCGCTAGTTCAGATGGGAGTTTTGATATAACAATCGGTCCGCTTACTTCTCTATGGCATATCGGTTTTGACGATGCGAAGAAGCCAACGCAAGCAGAAATTGATGCTGTATTACCGCTGATTGATTATAAAAAAGTAAAACTTGATGAAGGCAAAAAGACAGTTTACCTTGAAAAAGCAGGCATGGAATTGGATCTTGGCGCGATTGCAAAAGGGTATATCGCGGATGAGGTAGAAGATGTATTGGATGCTAACAAAGTGACGACGGCGATCATTGACCTTGGCGGAAACATCATCGTAAAAGGAGACAGCCCTAAAGGTGGCGATTGGATGGTAGGTATTCAAGATCCCTTCTCCTCGCGCGGAACAATTATAGGCACTATACCAGAAGCGAACAAATCAATCGTAACTTCCGGTATTTACGAACGCTTTTTAGAGGTTGACGGCGTGAAATATCACCATATTTTAGATCCAGATACCGGTTATCCATTTGATAATGACATAGCAGGCGTGTCCATTGTATCCGAGAAATCGATCGACGGTGACGGCCTATCAACTGCGACATTCTCCAAAGGGATAAAAGGCGGTATGGAATTCATTGAAAAATATAAAGGCGTTGAAGCAATTTTTGTAAGTAAAGAGAAAAAAGTATACGAAACATCTGGCCTAAAAGGGAAGTTTAAGTTAACAGATAAGAATTTCCAGATGGCGAATTAA
- the menA gene encoding 1,4-dihydroxy-2-naphthoate polyprenyltransferase yields the protein MSVPAFFKLVEIQTKIASVFPFIIGTLFVVYQYDLFSWKNTLIFFGSMLIFDLTTTAINNYMDYRKATNNHDYDYRTTSNVIGQERIPEITVIITIFLMFFIATGLGVWLVFETDLLVLLVGFICFCIGILYTFGPVPLSRMPLGEIFSGVTMGFGIVFLAIYVNAYDAGIANLIWSGEWVTVRVNLIEIIRIAVISLPCIFTIANIMLANNICDLDEDIRNHRYTLPYYISKKYAVLLFNALYYASFVAIIVAVAIGFLSPIMLLTLIALIPVFKNLQKFNAEQVKAKTFVISIKNFVVTNSAIVVFLAASLIFKNM from the coding sequence GTGTCGGTACCAGCTTTTTTTAAATTGGTAGAAATCCAAACGAAGATCGCTAGTGTTTTCCCATTCATTATAGGAACGTTATTCGTGGTATATCAATACGACCTATTTAGCTGGAAAAACACGCTGATCTTCTTTGGGTCCATGTTGATCTTTGACTTAACGACAACAGCGATTAACAATTACATGGACTATCGGAAGGCGACGAACAACCACGATTATGATTACCGGACGACGAGTAATGTGATTGGACAAGAGCGGATACCTGAAATAACAGTGATTATCACGATTTTCTTGATGTTTTTCATTGCGACGGGTCTGGGAGTTTGGTTAGTATTCGAGACAGATCTGTTAGTTTTACTCGTGGGCTTCATTTGCTTTTGCATAGGTATTTTGTATACATTTGGCCCTGTGCCACTTTCCCGTATGCCACTTGGAGAAATATTCTCGGGTGTGACAATGGGTTTTGGCATCGTATTTCTGGCGATTTATGTCAACGCATATGACGCGGGTATCGCAAACTTGATTTGGTCAGGCGAATGGGTTACTGTGAGAGTGAATCTGATTGAGATAATCCGAATTGCTGTGATCTCGTTGCCGTGCATCTTCACAATTGCTAACATCATGCTAGCAAACAATATCTGTGATCTAGACGAAGATATTCGAAATCACCGCTACACATTGCCGTACTACATTAGTAAAAAGTATGCCGTACTATTATTCAATGCGCTTTACTATGCTTCATTTGTAGCGATTATTGTTGCCGTAGCCATCGGTTTCCTAAGTCCGATTATGTTGCTAACCTTAATCGCTCTCATTCCGGTATTTAAAAATCTACAGAAATTCAACGCAGAGCAAGTCAAAGCGAAAACATTCGTTATCTCCATCAAAAATTTTGTAGTAACGAATAGTGCGATTGTCGTATTTCTGG